In one Micromonospora polyrhachis genomic region, the following are encoded:
- a CDS encoding L-aspartate oxidase has product MHLPTLDLPALPTLLAAPAPGWVETTDVVVIGSGIAGLTAALNLREAGLHVTVVTKVNIDDGSTRWAQGGIAAVLDPLDTPAAHALDTEIAGVGLCDPAAVQVLVAEGPTRLRELMRVGAEFDRHPDGSLMLTREGGHRANRIVHAGGDATGAEVQRALHAAVGRDPWIRLFEHALVLDLLRAPGAGPDQPGRACGITLHVLGEGSEDGVGAILARAVVLATGGMGQVFAATTNPAVSTGDGVALAMRAGAAVTDVEFVQFHPTALVRSAAATGGADGSAAASSLPNGPDAAQQPLVSEALRGEGAYLVDGDGKRFMVGQHELAELAPRDIVAKGIHRVMLADNVDHVYLDARHLGGEFLDQRFPTIVASCRAIGVDPAADLIPVAPAAHYASGGVRTDLVGRTSIPGLYACGEVACTGVHGANRLASNSLLEGLVFARRIAQDIARDLPPQVDPAPGGAWQGGSGSVVDPAIRPGLARAMTRGAGVLRSADSLRMTAAELIALGQRRGRPKTASWEATNLLTVASALVAAAYARQETRGCHWREDFQAADDGWLGHLVGSIGADGMLGQDWEAAR; this is encoded by the coding sequence ATGCACCTGCCGACCCTCGACCTACCCGCGTTGCCCACCCTGCTTGCGGCACCAGCACCCGGCTGGGTGGAGACCACCGACGTGGTCGTGATCGGATCGGGTATCGCCGGACTCACCGCCGCTCTGAACCTGCGCGAGGCGGGTCTGCACGTCACGGTCGTGACCAAGGTCAACATTGACGACGGCTCGACCCGCTGGGCGCAGGGTGGCATCGCGGCCGTACTGGATCCACTGGACACCCCGGCTGCGCACGCCCTGGACACGGAGATCGCTGGCGTCGGGCTCTGCGACCCGGCAGCGGTGCAGGTGCTGGTGGCCGAAGGGCCGACCAGGCTGCGCGAGTTGATGCGGGTCGGCGCGGAGTTCGACCGCCACCCGGACGGCTCGCTGATGCTGACCCGGGAGGGCGGACACCGGGCCAACCGGATCGTGCACGCCGGTGGTGACGCGACCGGTGCCGAGGTCCAACGTGCCCTGCACGCCGCGGTCGGGCGGGACCCCTGGATCCGGCTGTTCGAGCACGCCCTCGTCCTCGACCTGCTGCGCGCCCCCGGCGCCGGACCGGACCAGCCCGGTCGGGCCTGCGGCATCACCCTGCACGTGCTCGGCGAGGGCAGCGAGGACGGGGTGGGTGCGATCCTCGCCCGGGCGGTCGTACTGGCCACGGGCGGGATGGGGCAGGTCTTCGCGGCGACCACCAATCCGGCGGTCTCCACCGGTGACGGAGTGGCGCTGGCGATGCGCGCCGGTGCCGCCGTGACCGACGTGGAGTTCGTGCAGTTCCACCCGACGGCCCTGGTCCGGTCGGCTGCCGCGACCGGCGGGGCGGACGGGTCGGCTGCCGCGAGTAGCTTGCCGAACGGGCCGGACGCGGCGCAGCAGCCCCTGGTGTCGGAGGCGCTACGGGGTGAGGGCGCGTATCTGGTCGACGGGGACGGTAAGCGGTTCATGGTCGGCCAGCACGAGTTGGCCGAGTTGGCTCCCCGGGACATCGTGGCGAAGGGCATCCACCGGGTGATGCTGGCCGACAACGTCGATCACGTCTATCTGGATGCACGGCACCTGGGCGGGGAGTTCCTCGACCAGCGATTCCCCACGATCGTCGCCTCCTGTCGGGCCATCGGGGTCGACCCGGCCGCCGACCTGATCCCGGTCGCGCCGGCCGCGCACTACGCCTCCGGTGGGGTCCGTACCGACCTGGTTGGCCGCACCTCGATCCCCGGGCTGTACGCCTGCGGTGAGGTCGCGTGCACGGGCGTACACGGGGCGAACCGGCTGGCCAGCAACTCGCTGCTGGAAGGGTTGGTCTTCGCCCGGCGGATCGCCCAGGACATCGCCCGGGACCTGCCGCCGCAGGTCGACCCGGCCCCGGGCGGGGCCTGGCAGGGCGGCTCGGGTTCGGTGGTGGACCCGGCGATCCGTCCCGGGCTGGCCCGCGCCATGACCCGGGGCGCGGGGGTGCTCCGGTCCGCCGACTCGTTGCGCATGACGGCCGCCGAGCTGATCGCCCTCGGGCAGCGGCGGGGACGGCCGAAGACCGCGAGCTGGGAGGCGACCAACCTGCTCACCGTGGCCTCGGCGTTGGTGGCTGCCGCGTACGCCCGGCAGGAGACCCGGGGCTGCCACTGGCGGGAGGACTTCCAGGCGGCGGACGACGGGTGGCTTGGTCATCTGGTGGGTTCGATCGGAGCGGACGGCATGTTGGGGCAGGATTGGGAGGCGGCGCGGTGA
- the lysS gene encoding lysine--tRNA ligase gives MTERTAVPVDPADDLPEQMRIRREKRDRLLADGVEAYPVGYPRTATLAEIRARYADLPTDTATGDVVSLTGRVIFQRNTGKLCFATLRDGDGTELQAMFSLDKVGAERLEEWKRQVDLGDHVGVTGEVISSRRGELSVLANSWAITAKALRPLPVAHKPLSEEARVRQRYVDLIVRPQAREMVRTRATTVRSLRDSLHARSFMEVETPMLQLVHGGAAARPFVTHSNALDTDLYLRIAPELFLKRAVVGGIDRVFEINRNFRNEGVDSSHSPEFAMLEVYEAYGDYDTMAALTRELVQEAALAVAGSHVVTHADGTELDLGGQWRSVTLYGVLSEALGEEVTVRTDRARLVQYAEKVGLSVDPKWGPGKLAEELFEELVVPGLREPTFVRDYPEETSPLTRGHRDQPGLTEKWDLYVLGFELGTAYSELVDPVVQRQRLVAQAQLAARGDDEAMRLDEDFLRAMEYGMPPSGGMGMGIDRLLMALTGLGIRETILFPLVRAE, from the coding sequence GTGACCGAGCGAACCGCCGTGCCAGTCGACCCCGCCGATGATCTCCCTGAGCAGATGCGGATCCGCCGGGAGAAGCGGGACCGCCTGCTCGCTGACGGCGTCGAGGCGTACCCGGTGGGCTATCCGCGTACTGCCACGCTGGCCGAGATCCGGGCCCGGTACGCCGACCTACCGACCGACACCGCCACCGGGGACGTGGTCTCCCTCACCGGCCGGGTGATCTTTCAGCGCAACACCGGCAAGCTGTGCTTCGCGACCCTGCGGGACGGCGACGGCACAGAGCTGCAGGCGATGTTCTCGCTGGACAAGGTCGGTGCCGAGCGGCTGGAGGAGTGGAAGCGTCAGGTGGATCTCGGCGATCACGTCGGGGTCACCGGCGAGGTGATCAGTAGCCGACGCGGCGAGTTGTCCGTACTTGCCAACTCCTGGGCGATTACCGCGAAGGCGTTGCGGCCATTGCCGGTGGCGCACAAGCCGCTCAGCGAGGAGGCCCGGGTCCGGCAGCGGTACGTCGACTTGATCGTTCGCCCGCAGGCGCGAGAGATGGTGCGGACCCGGGCGACGACCGTACGCAGCCTCCGTGACTCGCTGCATGCCCGGAGTTTCATGGAAGTTGAAACCCCGATGCTCCAGCTGGTCCATGGTGGGGCCGCCGCCCGACCATTCGTGACGCACAGCAATGCGCTCGACACCGATCTGTATCTCCGAATCGCCCCCGAGCTTTTCCTCAAGCGGGCGGTGGTCGGTGGCATCGACCGGGTCTTCGAGATCAACCGCAACTTCCGTAATGAAGGGGTCGACTCTTCACACTCTCCCGAGTTCGCGATGCTCGAGGTGTACGAGGCATACGGTGACTACGACACCATGGCCGCCCTGACCCGGGAACTCGTGCAGGAAGCCGCCCTCGCGGTCGCCGGGTCGCATGTCGTGACGCACGCCGACGGCACCGAACTGGACCTGGGTGGCCAGTGGCGATCGGTGACCCTCTACGGCGTGCTCTCCGAGGCGCTCGGTGAAGAGGTGACAGTGCGGACCGACCGAGCCCGCCTCGTGCAGTACGCCGAAAAGGTGGGGCTCTCGGTCGACCCGAAGTGGGGACCGGGCAAGCTCGCCGAGGAGCTTTTCGAGGAACTGGTCGTACCGGGGTTGCGGGAGCCCACGTTCGTGCGGGACTACCCGGAGGAGACCAGCCCGCTCACCCGCGGCCACCGCGACCAGCCCGGGCTAACTGAGAAATGGGATCTGTACGTCCTTGGATTTGAGTTGGGAACGGCCTACTCGGAGCTTGTCGACCCCGTCGTGCAGCGGCAACGGCTGGTGGCCCAAGCCCAGCTCGCGGCGCGGGGCGACGATGAGGCGATGCGCCTGGACGAGGACTTTCTGCGGGCGATGGAGTACGGAATGCCGCCGTCCGGCGGCATGGGAATGGGAATCGACCGACTTCTGATGGCCCTGACCGGGCTCGGAATTCGGGAAACGATCCTCTTCCCGTTGGTCCGCGCGGAGTAG
- a CDS encoding methyltransferase domain-containing protein has translation MIDQAAAMSFGGAAAAYDLATPGTTALPGAAEAIPVADGTVDAIVAGQAYHWFDRERAHAEAARLIRTGGTFGTIWNSRDETVPWVAALTAVFDRLEPDTRADRDAEADRDAEAERDTAAERGIRDDAPTIHSFSDRFGPVERAEFRHCTTHTVESLVGMITTRSYYLTATPQRRQQVEQAVRDLATSHPDLAGRETFELPYRTTCFRARRR, from the coding sequence ATGATCGATCAAGCGGCGGCAATGTCCTTCGGCGGCGCGGCGGCCGCCTACGACCTCGCCACCCCGGGCACGACAGCGCTTCCTGGGGCGGCGGAGGCGATACCGGTCGCCGACGGGACGGTCGACGCGATCGTCGCCGGGCAGGCGTACCACTGGTTCGACCGGGAGCGAGCACACGCCGAGGCCGCACGGCTGATCCGGACAGGCGGAACGTTTGGCACTATCTGGAACAGTCGCGACGAAACCGTACCGTGGGTGGCCGCTCTCACCGCGGTCTTCGACCGGCTCGAACCGGATACAAGGGCCGATCGGGACGCAGAGGCCGATCGGGACGCAGAGGCCGAGCGAGACACAGCCGCCGAGCGGGGTATCCGGGACGATGCCCCGACGATCCACTCCTTCAGTGACCGGTTCGGCCCGGTCGAGCGGGCCGAGTTCCGCCACTGCACCACCCACACGGTGGAGAGCCTGGTCGGAATGATCACCACCCGCTCGTACTACCTCACCGCCACGCCCCAGCGACGACAACAGGTCGAGCAGGCGGTCCGGGACCTCGCCACGAGCCACCCGGACCTGGCCGGACGGGAGACGTTCGAACTGCCGTACCGGACCACCTGCTTCCGGGCCCGTCGGCGCTAG
- a CDS encoding histone-like nucleoid-structuring protein Lsr2 yields the protein MAKQIIHKLVDDLDGGDADETVKFSLDGVQYEIDLSDKNAEKLRELFAPYVTAGSKVGRGGVVIGGRAARGRGGATADREQNKAIRAWAKKEGREISDRGRIPQEIVDEYHAKAGR from the coding sequence GTGGCCAAGCAGATCATTCACAAGCTGGTCGATGACCTGGACGGCGGAGACGCGGACGAGACCGTCAAGTTCTCGCTCGACGGCGTTCAGTATGAGATCGACCTCTCGGACAAGAACGCCGAGAAATTGCGGGAGCTATTTGCCCCGTACGTGACAGCCGGCTCGAAGGTGGGCCGCGGTGGTGTGGTCATCGGTGGCCGGGCTGCCCGGGGCCGCGGCGGGGCCACTGCCGACCGGGAGCAGAACAAGGCGATCCGGGCGTGGGCCAAGAAAGAAGGGCGGGAGATCTCCGACCGTGGGCGAATCCCGCAGGAGATCGTCGACGAGTACCACGCCAAGGCCGGCCGCTGA
- the nadC gene encoding carboxylating nicotinate-nucleotide diphosphorylase: protein MKKSTVEALQAGGLVPADVEAIVRGALAEDLGPDLVDVTSLATIPMDQVDMAEVVARADGVVAGLAVAAAVFELAHELTSTAAFELPATDRTVEVVVEARDGARVARGDVLATVTGPTRSLLTAERTALNLLSRMSGVATHTRAWADELAGTKAMVLDTRKTTPGLRTLEKYAVRAGGGTNKRMGLYDVAMIKDNHKLAAGGIAPAYHRVRQMFPQVPIQVEVTTTAEAVEAVEAGANFLLCDNMDPAQLREVVAAVGDRAELEATGGLTLDRAAEYAATGVDYLSVGALTHSSPILDIALDLRPRD from the coding sequence GTGAAGAAGTCCACGGTGGAGGCATTGCAGGCCGGAGGGCTCGTCCCGGCGGACGTCGAGGCGATCGTGCGCGGGGCGCTGGCCGAGGACCTCGGTCCGGATCTGGTCGACGTGACCAGCCTTGCGACGATCCCGATGGACCAGGTCGACATGGCTGAGGTGGTGGCGCGGGCCGACGGGGTGGTGGCCGGGCTGGCCGTGGCGGCGGCGGTGTTCGAGCTGGCGCACGAGCTGACCTCGACGGCGGCATTCGAGCTGCCGGCGACCGACCGTACCGTCGAGGTGGTGGTCGAGGCCCGCGACGGCGCGCGGGTGGCGCGCGGCGACGTGCTGGCCACGGTGACCGGCCCGACCCGGTCGTTGCTGACCGCCGAGCGGACGGCGCTCAACCTGCTCAGCCGGATGTCCGGCGTGGCGACCCACACCCGGGCCTGGGCCGACGAGCTGGCCGGTACCAAGGCGATGGTGCTGGACACCCGCAAGACCACCCCGGGTCTACGGACCCTGGAGAAGTACGCGGTACGGGCCGGCGGCGGCACCAACAAGCGGATGGGCCTCTACGACGTCGCGATGATCAAGGACAACCACAAACTCGCGGCTGGTGGCATCGCACCCGCCTACCATCGGGTGCGTCAGATGTTCCCCCAGGTGCCGATCCAGGTGGAGGTCACCACTACGGCGGAGGCGGTCGAGGCGGTAGAGGCGGGGGCGAACTTCCTGCTCTGCGACAACATGGACCCGGCCCAGCTCCGCGAGGTGGTGGCGGCGGTGGGTGACCGGGCCGAGCTGGAGGCCACCGGCGGGTTGACCCTGGACCGGGCGGCCGAGTACGCCGCGACCGGCGTGGACTACCTGTCCGTCGGGGCGCTGACCCATTCGTCGCCTATCTTGGACATCGCTTTGGACCTCAGGCCCCGGGACTGA
- a CDS encoding ATP-dependent Clp protease ATP-binding subunit — MFERFTDRARRVVVLAQEEARMLNHNYIGTEHILLGLIHEGEGVAAKALESLGISLEGVRQQVEEIIGQGQQAPSGHIPFTPRAKKVLELSLREALQLGHNYIGTEHILLGLIREGEGVAAQVLVKLGADLNRVRQQVIQLLSGYQGKEPAAAGTASGEAAPSTSLVLDQFGRNLTQAAREGKLDPVIGREKEIERVMQVLSRRTKNNPVLIGEPGVGKTAVVEGLSQKIIKGEVPETLKDKQLYTLDLGALVAGSRYRGDFEERLKKVLKEIRTRGDIILFIDEIHTLVGAGAAEGAIDAASILKPMLARGELQTIGATTLDEYRKHLEKDAALERRFQPIQVGEPSLAHTIEILKGLRDRYEAHHRVSITDAALVAAATLADRYISDRFLPDKAIDLIDEAGARMRIRRMTAPPDLRDFDERIAQVRRDKESAIDAQDFERAAQLRDKEKQLLGQKAQREKEWKAGDLDVVSEVDDEQIAEVLANWTGIPVYKLTEEETARLLRMEDELHKRVVGQLDAVKAVSKAIRRTRAGLKDPKRPSGSFIFAGPSGVGKTELSKALAEFLFGSEDALIQLDMSEFHDRYTVSRLVGAPPGYVGYDEGGQLTEKVRRRPFSVVLFDEIEKAHPDVFNTLLQILEDGRLTDGQGRIVDFKNTVIILTTNLGTRDVAKAVSLGFQASEDQESNYERMKQKVNDELKQHFRPEFLNRIDDTIVFHQLNQDEILSIVDIMIQRIETQLRNKDMGLELTDNAKKYLAKKGFDPVLGARPLRRTIQRDIEDNLSERILFNELTPGQIVVVDCEGDPEDIDKSKLVFRGADKPIDVPDAVPADLGATAGADE; from the coding sequence ATGTTCGAGCGGTTCACCGACCGAGCGCGACGGGTTGTCGTCCTGGCCCAGGAAGAGGCCCGGATGCTCAACCACAACTACATCGGTACGGAACACATCCTGTTGGGTCTCATCCACGAGGGTGAGGGCGTGGCGGCCAAGGCTCTGGAGAGCCTGGGCATCTCCCTGGAGGGCGTCCGCCAGCAGGTGGAAGAGATCATCGGTCAGGGCCAGCAGGCACCGAGTGGGCACATCCCGTTCACGCCCCGGGCCAAGAAGGTGCTGGAGCTGTCGCTGCGCGAGGCGCTACAGCTCGGCCACAACTACATCGGTACGGAGCACATCCTGCTCGGTCTGATCCGGGAGGGCGAGGGCGTCGCGGCCCAGGTGCTGGTGAAGCTCGGTGCCGACCTGAACCGGGTGCGTCAGCAGGTGATCCAGCTGCTCTCGGGCTACCAGGGCAAGGAGCCCGCAGCCGCCGGTACGGCATCGGGTGAGGCCGCGCCGTCGACGTCGCTGGTGCTCGACCAGTTCGGTCGTAACCTGACCCAGGCTGCCCGGGAGGGCAAGCTCGACCCGGTGATCGGGCGGGAGAAGGAGATCGAGCGGGTCATGCAGGTGCTGTCCCGCCGCACCAAGAACAACCCCGTGTTGATCGGTGAGCCCGGCGTGGGTAAGACCGCCGTGGTGGAGGGCCTGTCCCAGAAGATCATCAAGGGCGAGGTGCCGGAGACGCTGAAGGACAAGCAGCTCTACACCCTGGACCTGGGTGCCCTGGTGGCCGGTTCGCGCTACCGGGGTGACTTCGAGGAGCGCCTCAAGAAGGTGCTCAAGGAGATCCGTACCCGGGGCGACATCATCCTCTTCATCGACGAGATTCACACGTTGGTCGGGGCGGGTGCCGCGGAGGGCGCGATCGACGCGGCGAGCATCCTCAAGCCGATGCTGGCCCGCGGTGAGCTGCAGACCATCGGTGCGACGACCCTCGACGAATACCGTAAGCACCTGGAGAAGGACGCCGCGCTGGAGCGCCGGTTCCAGCCGATCCAGGTGGGTGAGCCGTCCCTGGCGCACACCATCGAGATCCTCAAGGGGCTGCGGGACCGTTACGAGGCCCACCACCGGGTCTCCATCACCGACGCTGCCCTCGTGGCGGCGGCGACCCTGGCCGACCGGTACATCTCCGACCGGTTCCTGCCGGACAAGGCGATCGACCTGATCGACGAGGCCGGTGCCCGGATGCGGATCCGCCGGATGACCGCTCCGCCAGACCTGCGGGACTTCGACGAGCGCATCGCCCAGGTGCGCCGTGACAAGGAGTCGGCGATCGACGCGCAGGACTTCGAGCGGGCCGCGCAGCTGCGGGACAAGGAGAAGCAGCTGCTGGGTCAGAAGGCGCAGCGGGAGAAGGAGTGGAAGGCCGGCGACCTGGACGTGGTGTCCGAGGTCGACGACGAGCAGATCGCCGAGGTCCTGGCCAACTGGACCGGCATCCCGGTCTACAAGCTGACCGAGGAGGAGACCGCTCGACTGCTGCGCATGGAGGACGAGCTGCACAAGCGGGTCGTCGGCCAGCTGGACGCGGTGAAGGCGGTGTCGAAGGCGATCCGGCGTACCCGTGCCGGTCTGAAGGACCCGAAGCGGCCGTCCGGCTCGTTCATCTTCGCCGGCCCGTCCGGGGTCGGTAAGACCGAGCTGTCCAAGGCCCTGGCCGAGTTCCTGTTCGGTTCCGAGGACGCGCTGATCCAGCTCGACATGTCCGAGTTCCACGACCGCTACACCGTGTCTCGGCTGGTGGGTGCACCTCCCGGCTACGTCGGCTACGACGAGGGTGGCCAGCTGACCGAGAAGGTGCGGCGTCGGCCGTTCTCGGTGGTCCTGTTCGACGAGATCGAAAAGGCCCACCCCGACGTGTTCAACACCCTGCTCCAGATTCTCGAAGACGGTCGGCTCACCGACGGTCAGGGTCGCATCGTGGACTTCAAGAACACGGTGATCATCCTGACCACCAACCTGGGCACCCGCGACGTTGCCAAGGCTGTGTCGCTGGGCTTCCAGGCATCGGAGGACCAGGAGTCCAACTACGAGCGGATGAAGCAGAAGGTCAACGACGAGCTGAAGCAGCACTTCCGGCCGGAGTTCCTCAACCGGATCGACGACACGATCGTGTTCCACCAGCTCAACCAGGACGAGATCCTGTCGATCGTGGACATCATGATCCAGCGGATCGAGACCCAGCTCCGTAACAAGGACATGGGTCTGGAGTTGACCGACAACGCCAAGAAGTACCTGGCGAAGAAGGGCTTCGATCCGGTGCTGGGTGCCCGGCCGCTGCGCCGGACGATCCAGCGGGACATCGAGGACAACCTCTCCGAGCGGATCCTGTTCAACGAGTTGACCCCGGGGCAGATCGTGGTCGTCGACTGCGAGGGTGACCCCGAGGACATCGACAAGTCCAAGCTCGTGTTCCGAGGTGCGGACAAGCCGATCGACGTCCCGGACGCGGTGCCCGCCGATCTCGGTGCCACTGCTGGGGCCGACGAGTAG
- a CDS encoding type III pantothenate kinase, which yields MLLCIDIGNTNTVLATFDGDKLVHSWRIKTDARSTADELGLKLRGLLASDAVEITGVAACSTVPAALRSLRSMLARYYGDLPNVIVEPGVKTGVQLAIDNPKEVGADRVVNTLAAHTLFGGPSIVVDFGTTTNFDVISARGEFLGGAFAPGIEISFDALAARAAQLRKVEATKPRSVIGKNTVECLQAGLYFGFAGQVDRIVERMIEELGGGVRAVIATGGLASLVAGECRTITHHEPMITLIGLRMVYERNT from the coding sequence ATGCTGCTGTGTATCGACATCGGTAACACCAATACCGTCCTGGCGACCTTCGACGGTGACAAGCTCGTCCACTCCTGGCGGATCAAGACCGACGCCCGGTCGACCGCCGACGAGCTGGGTCTCAAGTTGCGTGGGTTACTCGCCAGTGACGCGGTGGAGATCACCGGGGTGGCGGCCTGTTCCACCGTCCCGGCGGCGTTGCGCTCGCTGCGCAGCATGCTCGCCCGCTACTACGGCGACCTGCCCAACGTGATCGTCGAGCCGGGGGTGAAGACCGGTGTGCAGTTGGCCATCGACAACCCCAAGGAGGTCGGTGCCGACCGGGTGGTGAACACCCTGGCCGCGCACACTCTCTTCGGTGGCCCGTCGATCGTGGTCGACTTCGGCACGACCACCAACTTCGACGTGATCAGCGCCCGGGGTGAGTTCCTCGGTGGTGCGTTCGCACCCGGTATCGAAATCTCCTTCGACGCGCTCGCCGCCCGGGCCGCCCAGCTGCGCAAGGTGGAGGCGACCAAGCCTCGGTCGGTAATCGGCAAGAACACGGTGGAGTGTCTCCAGGCCGGTCTGTACTTCGGCTTTGCCGGTCAGGTCGACCGGATCGTGGAGCGGATGATCGAGGAACTCGGTGGTGGGGTGCGGGCGGTGATCGCCACCGGCGGTCTGGCCTCGCTGGTGGCCGGCGAGTGCCGCACGATCACCCACCACGAGCCGATGATCACCTTGATCGGGCTGCGGATGGTCTACGAGCGCAACACCTGA